The Rhipicephalus sanguineus isolate Rsan-2018 chromosome 4, BIME_Rsan_1.4, whole genome shotgun sequence DNA window GGAACTGATTCGACTTTTCCGACACTTTGATATATATAACCGAAAAAAGGGCGCTTAACGCAATGAATAAATTAGCACCATGTGACAGTCTTCATGTCCTTTCAGAAACACATTACAAACTCAGCCGCGCAAGCCAAGCAATAACGATGAAACGCTCAAAAACCTGTCTCCACATTTCCTGAAAGCTAAAAGGTCCGTTCACGCACCATCGTAGCCCAGCTATTTTGTGGCTTACTGTATAAAGTGCATGCGAACTCGCACGTTCAAGCTTATATTTGAATTGATGGGGCAGCTGTATGCCGATCCAATTCGTGATTGTCCACCTTAGGGGTGCAGTGGCTACGATACTCGgtcgctgacccgaaggccgcaggttcgatcccgaccgtggcagtcgcatatcgatggaggtgatatgctagcggcccgtgtactgtgcgatgtcattgtatattattaaaggagtactgacacaaattttagAAAATTTCTTACTCTTTCTATTAGTAAAAGTACTGGTGCCAAGAACGCCAAAAATTGTATTGTGGTTGCTCGGAACGTATTTAATATATTTTAATACCGCTTCCTTAAAAAACGACATTAAGTTTCGGTATCGAGGGTATGGTATCACAgtgacgtgtaaacacagtgtTACGCAGGTCTAAGTCACGTGCGGTCAGTAACTCTTGACATTCTTGCAGCACTGTGCAGTTGCTGTTACTTGTACGAGTTACACGCAAACAACGAAGGGTGAATTGACATCTTGCGGCTCCTACAGCTACTTCGACCGCATCCAGCATGCAGAGTTTGCAAATCCAACGAGCTGTCTTGACCCGTCATGATAATGTCAGTTTCGGTGGTGTTGTCTTGCAGATGGTGGGCGACGAAAACTCTAAAATATGTCATGCGTGTTTCCCGGCTCCGGTGTGTGCagactacatgccaaggaaacaatGAATGTCCCTGTTGCGATGGttcaaaatcatgtcagtactcatttaaagaacaccagatcgccgaaattttcgaagccttccaatacagcgtgcctcataaccatatcgtggttttcgcacgaaaaaccccagatattattattagtagtattacaatccgtgattgacagtttgtgtCTTGACAGCAATCACTTATAAACCGGGCAGCGCACATCACTAAGTTACGTTGATTTTTTTTCGCATGAGGTTCGGACTTCTAAACGCGCAGTAATCCGTAACACAACAATATGTTCCTtatgtatttttttcctttcgaTTTAAGGTACGTCTACGTGGCCCGGAACCCGTGGGACGTGTGCGTCTCTATATTCCACAACATGACCAACGTAAGCATCTACCGTTTCCAGGACGGCACGTTCGAAGACATCGTCGACCCTTTCCTGGAAGGAGACCTGGGTTACGGCAGTTACTTCGATCACGTCGCCTCGGGTTACGCCCTCAAGGACGAGCCCAACGTGTTCTTCCTAACTTACGAGGAGCTCAAGCGGGACACTCCAGGAACGGTTCTCAGACTCGCTCACTTTGTGAGCGAAAGCTACGGCCGGGCGTTGGAACAGCAGGAAGTACTGCTGCAAAAGATCCTCGAGCGTTCCCAGCCCGAGAACATGCGGAAAGTGATCGTATTTGACCTTCAGCGAAACGAGAACCCCGGCTGGCGCGAATTGTTCGGCAGGACTGAGGTGTCTTGCAAGCACGGATACGGCGGAGACAAGACTAAGTACGGACTCGTCAGGAAAGCCAAGGTGGGAGGCTGGAAGGAACACTTCACGCCCGGCCAGCTGGCCCGTTTCGAGAAGAAGATACGAGAGCTGGGTGACAAGGCGTCTTTCATGCAGCTGTGGTCGGACATTCGCGAAGAAGCTCGGGCACTGTCCGGACTTTCAACGTGATCTAGGAGTATCTGTTTCTGGCAATGAAATGTCACGTGCGTGCTATCATGTAATAATAAATGTTGCGTTTATTTATTCACTCGAGTACCCCTACGTGTCTGAAAATGACTCGCGATATCAAGTCAGTGGCTCTTGTTTTCGTCTTGGGCTCCTCTCTGACACCCGCTGttacgtatttttttttcaattatttcgaAATACTACAAGCCAATAATTTCGCTCAAGTCATACGTGCTTCACGTGGAATACTAAACTGTCgatacaaaaattacaccatctccccctaaaggggaccatgaggcgatgcgaagccggagcacttgcacgatcgcgttccgttggcgttcgttgggcatgctaccgacctcgcgtcgtggagcgcgaagagggacgctacgcgcgtcgtatcttccatctagcctggccgttaattctcacagggcgagcgggcaacgcggtcgacagactggcgagaggggggcagcgtaggagagcagagagaaggggaggggacgcgcatgcgctcgagcttacgcggcgttgcgcaggagagaatttcggcatgtctagcccgtgtttcagaggaagagtggaaagggggaggggagaggggtatgagagaggggaggggagagggaaagtggggaggggaaggggagaggggagggggagagggaaagaggagaggggaaggggagatggaaagtggagaggggaagaggagatggtgagtggagaggaggtgtgtggagagggtatgcgctgtaagggtggtcacgccgcacaccaccggattgagctcggccttaagatacttcgcatctaaaaacaagaagggagccgacggatggatacacgtttgatctgaggcactttctcctgttttgaaatctattcgcatctaaaaagaattacgccatatccacggaatgaatgataagactttggtctgggcgagttggttcatagcaatgggaaggcacagcgcaactgagacaatggacaagaacacagcgctcgtttgtgttgcgtgttcttgtccattgtctcagttgcgctgtgccttcccattgctatgaatgataagtgggcgaagctcgagagggggagatcatcggcaaaccgtaactctcccgtgaaagttagcccattacatcattagaaagacgtaagactgtgcgtatattatacaaaatcaacttttattttgttcttgttcgtttgttgtttcgtttcttcgtttgttcttttcatttcgtcgttgtcatggcggctggattgcgaggtcccttcaatatgacggctttatggtccgtgaaatgaagcgagagaggttcttgtactggctgcagtgggaagtttgcaaacactaagtctatgtacgtccctcggatcgttgtaggttgcatatggatacatctgagtgcgtatttggaaagcatgtgctggcACGATGCAGTATTGGCAATGAGGTCCGCGTTGAAGTCCCCAGCCAGCACAAaaggacggttcttgtacttgttgtcgtagtcacgtaacgcagcgtctataaacgacttgacgtccccgatagacaggttgggtgcgaggtacacggtcatgacggcgactagcacacggcgactgaatcggtggaccggtgtttcgacgcgtggtggtgattccgggctcgattgtcggctccgcgatggagtgccaaacATGAAacattaccccgcacctccaccagtgtaacgacgtgggatcgacgaggacacggagcacgacaaacaaacacgctttatcgatcagagaaagaactgcaacgtcttcttcgtgcctgcgctgggccaagaacactcgcgctgcttcgttgccatcaccactggcacatacgcgcggcataggcggtcacgtacgagctaggagggacgaacccacggctttaggagcttcgcccctaaaaaacgcaaGATAATAACAGGAGAAAGAAAACATATGCTAAATTAAATGCCGTAACATAAAgttcagaagggttgctgatcggtCGAGTTGGTCATcaatgaacgtagcgtgtattactgcggtacataaaagaaaggaacacgacacagacgtagagaaaGGTAGGCTCTAAACATCCAACTGTCCAGCAGTAGGAAGTTTAGCGCCTGCCTATCTCTACGTCTTTTTCGTGTTCCTTGCATGTActgcgctaatacacgctacgttcgtAGCATGAAAATTATTTTATAGAAGCTGTCATTAAAAGAGAGGAACACAACACACATGTGGTGGCATGTTCGTGACCGCACAGAACCACACGCCCAAAATAACCCCCGTTGTATGCGCTTGTGTTCGCCTGAGAGCTAATAACCAGCAAGAGTAGTTGCTTCTGCAGATTTGCAAAGATATTGAGTGGAAAGCCAGAGAACCTAAGCAGATCAGTTTGCTGTTGGTGAAGAAGCATTGGGGCGATGGAAAATGATTTGGATAGATAATTGAAAAGGAAATGAAAACGCGAGAATGGTGTTCTTACTATAAGCGTTCGCAGAGGACGATGTAACATGAAAACCGCATTGCCCAGCCTTCTCACATAATGATCCCAGAAGGTGCTGTAGGCCTTTCATACTACATAAGCCATTGGTGTAACTGGCTGAGTATGACGAAGCGCCACCGTCTCTGCAATGCAAAAAGGGTAATGATATATCGTCAAAGCAGTGTTCACAGGCCGCGGTACTTTATTTGAAGAGCAGAACATGTAATGCTGCAACTTCCATAAAGGCCAATGTACGGCGAATGAGCTATGTGATAACGTTGGAAATAGGACTCCTTGGTTACTGGCATTATGAAACATGGTTACAGCTCTATGGGTCACATGCACTGTATGTGCTACACTGGAAAGCGCTTAGTCGGCAACATAGT harbors:
- the LOC119390748 gene encoding amine sulfotransferase; protein product: MAAARKPYTQIIDGVACSPWVDPEAYRRSASFRASKGDLVQSSYPKSGTHWVQYITQLILKNGDPIDTYAEFTSNTRIIEYMADHEWTPTLPVRTLLTHQPLRREAMNEDAKYVYVARNPWDVCVSIFHNMTNVSIYRFQDGTFEDIVDPFLEGDLGYGSYFDHVASGYALKDEPNVFFLTYEELKRDTPGTVLRLAHFVSESYGRALEQQEVLLQKILERSQPENMRKVIVFDLQRNENPGWRELFGRTEVSCKHGYGGDKTKYGLVRKAKVGGWKEHFTPGQLARFEKKIRELGDKASFMQLWSDIREEARALSGLST